A genome region from Frankineae bacterium MT45 includes the following:
- a CDS encoding LSU ribosomal protein L30P, with the protein MSRLKITQTKSGIGYKQNQRETLRSLGLKRMRDTVIKEDRPEIRGMINTVPHLVTVEEVE; encoded by the coding sequence ATGAGCCGCCTGAAGATCACCCAGACGAAGTCCGGGATCGGCTACAAGCAGAACCAGCGTGAGACGCTTCGTTCCCTCGGCTTGAAGCGGATGCGTGACACCGTAATCAAGGAAGACCGTCCCGAAATCCGCGGCATGATCAACACCGTGCCGCACCTCGTAACGGTCGAGGAGGTCGAGTAA
- a CDS encoding LSU ribosomal protein L18P, whose protein sequence is MAASSILKKARRSAGISATRRVSKSRRHFRLRKKVVGSAERPRLVVTRSSRHLFAQVVDDNVGKTLASVSTYKLTDGNKTAQATLIGGQLAEAAKAAGITKVVFDRGGATYTGRIAAFADAAREGGLEF, encoded by the coding sequence ATGGCCGCATCCTCGATTCTCAAGAAGGCCCGCCGCTCCGCCGGCATCTCGGCCACGCGTCGGGTCTCGAAGTCCCGTCGTCACTTCCGGCTGCGGAAGAAGGTCGTCGGCAGTGCCGAGCGTCCGCGCCTGGTCGTCACCCGCTCGTCGCGCCACCTGTTCGCGCAGGTCGTCGACGACAACGTGGGCAAGACGCTGGCTTCGGTCTCGACTTACAAGCTGACCGACGGCAACAAGACGGCGCAGGCCACTCTCATCGGCGGACAGCTCGCCGAGGCCGCCAAGGCGGCCGGCATCACCAAGGTCGTCTTCGACCGCGGTGGCGCCACCTACACCGGGCGTATCGCGGCCTTCGCCGACGCGGCCCGTGAAGGCGGTCTCGAGTTCTGA
- a CDS encoding methionine aminopeptidase, type I, whose translation MRRIRNQIELKSPEHIALMREAGLVVAKGLAAMREAAVAGVSTADLDEVGREVLADAGAESSFLHYDIGTGPYPGVICASVNDEIVHGIPSPETVLRDGDIISIDYGAIMHGWHGDSALTVLVGDVSDSARALSAACEKSMWDGLAAALVGGRLSDISHAVETSVLASSEVSESGPFGIVQGYGGHGIGSAMHMDPHILNYGRPGQGPKLTAGMALAIEPMITLGSPETAELEDGWTVVTADGSLSAHWEHTVALFEDGPWVLTAEDGGRAELGARGIKLSAAAG comes from the coding sequence ATGCGCCGGATCCGCAACCAGATCGAGCTGAAGTCGCCTGAGCACATTGCCCTTATGCGCGAGGCCGGCCTGGTCGTGGCTAAGGGGCTGGCCGCGATGCGCGAAGCCGCGGTAGCGGGTGTCTCCACGGCTGACCTCGACGAGGTGGGTCGGGAAGTGCTGGCCGACGCCGGAGCGGAATCCTCATTCCTGCACTACGACATCGGTACGGGTCCGTATCCGGGCGTCATCTGCGCCTCGGTGAACGATGAGATCGTCCACGGCATCCCGTCGCCTGAGACAGTGCTCCGCGACGGTGACATCATCTCCATCGATTACGGCGCCATCATGCACGGCTGGCACGGAGACTCTGCTCTCACCGTCCTCGTCGGCGACGTCAGCGACTCGGCCCGAGCCCTCTCAGCGGCCTGCGAGAAGTCGATGTGGGACGGGCTGGCGGCAGCGCTCGTCGGCGGACGTCTCTCCGACATCTCCCATGCGGTGGAGACCTCCGTGCTGGCTTCCTCGGAGGTCTCAGAGTCAGGTCCGTTCGGCATCGTCCAGGGGTACGGCGGGCACGGCATCGGTTCGGCGATGCACATGGATCCGCACATCCTGAACTACGGCCGTCCGGGGCAGGGGCCGAAGCTCACAGCCGGGATGGCCCTGGCGATCGAGCCGATGATCACGCTCGGGTCGCCGGAGACCGCAGAACTCGAGGACGGCTGGACCGTCGTCACCGCGGACGGATCGCTCTCGGCCCACTGGGAGCACACGGTTGCCCTCTTCGAGGACGGACCGTGGGTGCTGACCGCCGAAGACGGCGGTCGGGCCGAACTCGGCGCCCGTGGCATCAAGCTCAGCGCCGCCGCGGGCTGA
- a CDS encoding LSU ribosomal protein L6P: MSRIGRLPIPVPGGVDVTIDGQQITVKGPKGSLSHTVAEPISVGKADDGSLEVARPNDERQSKALHGLSRTLIANMVTGVTTGYVKTMEIVGTGYRVAAKGSDLEFALGFSHPVLVTAPDGITFKVEAPTRFTVEGIDKQKVGEVSANIRKLRKPDPYKGKGVRYQGEVVRRKAGKTGK; the protein is encoded by the coding sequence ATTCCCGTCCCGGGCGGGGTCGATGTCACCATCGATGGGCAGCAGATCACAGTCAAGGGCCCGAAGGGCTCGCTCAGCCACACGGTCGCCGAGCCGATCAGCGTTGGCAAGGCCGACGACGGTTCCCTCGAGGTCGCGCGTCCGAACGACGAGCGCCAGTCGAAGGCACTGCACGGTCTCTCGCGCACGCTGATCGCCAACATGGTCACCGGTGTCACCACCGGCTACGTCAAGACCATGGAGATCGTCGGCACCGGTTACCGCGTTGCGGCCAAGGGTTCGGACCTCGAGTTCGCACTCGGGTTCTCGCACCCGGTACTGGTTACGGCGCCGGACGGCATCACGTTCAAGGTCGAGGCCCCCACTCGCTTCACCGTCGAGGGCATCGACAAGCAGAAGGTCGGCGAGGTTTCGGCGAACATCCGCAAGCTGCGCAAGCCCGACCCGTACAAGGGCAAGGGCGTGCGGTACCAGGGCGAAGTTGTCCGCCGCAAAGCCGGAAAGACAGGTAAGTAA
- a CDS encoding LSU ribosomal protein L15P codes for MTNGPLKVHHLRPAEGAHTKKTRVGRGEASKGKTAGRGTKGTKARYQVPARFEGGQMPIHMRLPKLKGFTNRFRVEYQVVNLDRLAELFPNGGTIGVAELVAAGAVRKGQLVKVLGDGDLGSIKLDITANKFSGSAREKIAAAGGSVTDL; via the coding sequence ATGACGAACGGACCACTGAAGGTTCACCACCTTCGCCCGGCCGAGGGCGCGCACACCAAGAAGACCCGTGTGGGTCGTGGTGAGGCGAGCAAGGGTAAGACCGCCGGCCGCGGTACCAAGGGTACGAAGGCCCGCTACCAGGTTCCCGCCCGCTTCGAGGGTGGCCAGATGCCGATTCACATGCGTCTGCCCAAGCTCAAGGGCTTCACGAACCGCTTCCGCGTCGAGTACCAGGTCGTGAACCTGGATCGCCTCGCGGAGCTCTTCCCGAACGGTGGGACGATCGGCGTCGCCGAGCTCGTCGCCGCCGGAGCCGTCCGCAAGGGACAGCTGGTCAAGGTTCTCGGTGACGGGGACCTGGGCAGCATCAAGCTCGACATCACGGCGAACAAGTTCTCCGGTTCAGCGCGCGAGAAGATCGCCGCCGCCGGTGGAAGTGTCACCGATCTGTAG
- a CDS encoding SSU ribosomal protein S5P produces the protein MPGPQRTGRTGATGGDARGGNERGGNERGGRDRRDGGRGNDRNDRAEKSAYLERVVTINRVAKVVKGGRRFSFTALVVVGDGDGTVGVGYGKAKEVPAAIAKGVEAARKNFFKVPRIQQTIPHPVQGEKAAGVVLLKPASPGTGVIAGGPVRAVLECAGIHDVLSKSLGSDNPINIVHATVAALQQLVRPEEVAARRGLPLEDVAPAGLLRARAGQTS, from the coding sequence ATGCCCGGACCACAGCGCACAGGTCGCACCGGTGCCACCGGTGGCGACGCCCGCGGCGGGAACGAGCGCGGCGGCAACGAGCGCGGCGGCCGCGATCGTCGTGACGGTGGGCGCGGTAACGACCGCAACGACCGTGCCGAGAAGAGTGCCTACCTCGAGCGGGTAGTCACCATCAACCGCGTCGCCAAGGTCGTCAAGGGTGGACGTCGCTTCAGCTTCACCGCCCTCGTGGTGGTCGGCGACGGCGATGGCACCGTTGGTGTCGGCTACGGCAAGGCCAAGGAAGTTCCGGCCGCGATCGCCAAGGGCGTCGAGGCTGCTCGCAAGAACTTCTTCAAGGTTCCGCGCATCCAGCAGACCATCCCGCACCCGGTTCAGGGTGAGAAGGCCGCTGGCGTCGTGCTCCTCAAGCCGGCCAGCCCCGGTACCGGTGTTATCGCCGGTGGCCCGGTGCGTGCCGTGCTCGAGTGCGCCGGCATCCACGACGTGCTGAGCAAGTCCCTCGGCTCAGACAACCCGATCAACATCGTGCACGCCACGGTGGCTGCCCTGCAGCAGCTCGTCCGTCCCGAAGAGGTTGCGGCTCGCCGTGGCCTGCCTCTGGAAGACGTTGCTCCTGCCGGTCTGCTCCGTGCTCGCGCCGGCCAGACGAGTTAG
- a CDS encoding Adenylate kinase, protein MRLVLVGPPGAGKGTQAEFIAVNFSIPKISTGDIFRANVSGGTDLGKLAKKFMDAGDLVPDEVTNAMVRDRLGEPDAAEGFLLDGFPRNVAQAYELDSMLNDLASSLDVVLELEVEHEEVVKRLSGRRTCRNCGHVWHLEYDPPSTDGVCDRCGGELYQRDDDFPETVRHRLEVYSAQTAPLIEFYQSRKQLVRIDALGAVEDVTDRAIAALAATRS, encoded by the coding sequence GTGAGGCTAGTGCTCGTAGGCCCGCCAGGAGCGGGCAAAGGAACCCAGGCCGAGTTCATCGCTGTGAATTTCTCGATTCCGAAGATCTCGACCGGCGATATCTTCCGGGCGAACGTCTCCGGGGGCACCGACCTCGGGAAGCTGGCCAAGAAGTTCATGGACGCCGGGGACCTGGTTCCGGACGAGGTCACGAACGCCATGGTCCGCGACCGTCTCGGCGAGCCGGACGCCGCCGAAGGTTTCCTGCTGGACGGATTCCCGCGCAACGTTGCCCAGGCCTACGAGCTCGACAGCATGCTGAACGACCTCGCCTCCTCCCTCGATGTGGTGCTGGAACTCGAGGTTGAGCACGAAGAGGTAGTGAAGCGGCTCTCCGGCCGGCGGACCTGCCGCAACTGCGGTCATGTCTGGCACTTGGAGTATGACCCGCCGTCGACCGACGGTGTCTGCGACCGGTGCGGTGGCGAGCTGTACCAGCGTGACGACGACTTTCCGGAGACCGTCCGTCATCGCCTTGAGGTCTACTCCGCTCAGACCGCCCCGCTGATCGAGTTCTACCAGTCGCGCAAGCAGCTGGTACGTATCGACGCCCTCGGCGCGGTCGAGGACGTCACTGATCGCGCGATCGCCGCGCTCGCCGCCACTCGCTCCTAG
- a CDS encoding protein translocase subunit secY/sec61 alpha, which yields MLSAFASAFRTPDLRKKLLFTFAMIALYRLGASVPTPNTSSKGINACLNQTANGANKDIYSLINLFSGGALLKLSVFALGIMPYITASIIIQLLVVVIPRFDALKKEGQSGQQKLTQYSRYLTIGLAILQATGFVALADHDQLFQGCTSSILYRDDIFSLATMVVCMTAGTSIIMWMGELVTDRGVGNGMSVLMFTSIAARIPSEGNAILKNSGGFAFFLIVCLGLAIIAAVVFVEQAQRRIPVQYAKRMVGRRQFGGTSTYLPLKVNQAGVIPVIFASSLLYIPQLISQLIGTSTGSFYRYVNNYIINQQSAVHITIYFALIIFFAYFYVSITFNPEERADDMKKYGGFIPGIRPGRPTAEYLAFVLSRITLPGAIYLGIIAVLPNLFFSVSGGNNQNFPFGGTAVLIMVGVGLDTVKQIESQLLQRNYEGFLR from the coding sequence GTGCTCAGTGCCTTTGCCTCGGCATTCCGCACGCCAGATCTGCGAAAGAAGTTGCTCTTCACCTTCGCAATGATCGCGCTGTACAGACTCGGAGCCTCCGTTCCGACGCCGAACACCAGCAGCAAGGGCATCAATGCCTGCCTCAATCAGACGGCGAACGGTGCCAACAAGGACATCTACTCGCTGATCAACCTGTTCTCAGGTGGCGCGCTGCTGAAGCTCTCGGTCTTCGCGCTGGGCATCATGCCGTACATCACGGCCAGCATCATCATCCAGCTGCTCGTCGTCGTCATCCCGCGATTCGATGCGCTGAAGAAGGAAGGGCAGTCTGGGCAGCAGAAGCTGACGCAGTACAGCCGTTACCTGACCATCGGCCTGGCGATCCTGCAGGCCACCGGCTTTGTCGCGCTCGCCGACCACGACCAGCTTTTCCAGGGCTGCACTTCGTCGATCCTCTACCGCGATGACATCTTCTCCCTCGCCACGATGGTCGTCTGTATGACCGCGGGTACCTCCATCATCATGTGGATGGGTGAGCTCGTCACCGACCGTGGCGTCGGCAACGGCATGAGCGTCCTGATGTTCACCTCGATCGCGGCTCGCATTCCGAGCGAGGGGAACGCCATCCTGAAGAACAGCGGCGGCTTCGCGTTCTTCCTCATCGTCTGCCTCGGCTTGGCGATCATCGCCGCCGTCGTCTTCGTGGAGCAGGCGCAGCGCCGGATTCCGGTCCAGTACGCGAAGCGCATGGTCGGACGACGCCAGTTCGGTGGTACGTCGACCTACCTTCCGTTGAAGGTGAACCAGGCCGGCGTCATCCCGGTGATCTTCGCGTCCTCACTGCTGTACATCCCACAGCTCATCTCGCAGCTCATCGGCACGTCCACCGGGTCGTTCTACCGCTACGTGAACAACTACATCATCAACCAGCAGTCGGCCGTGCACATCACGATCTACTTCGCGTTGATCATCTTCTTCGCCTACTTCTACGTCAGCATCACCTTCAACCCTGAAGAGCGTGCGGACGACATGAAGAAGTACGGCGGCTTCATTCCCGGTATCCGCCCCGGTCGTCCGACGGCTGAGTACCTTGCCTTCGTGCTCTCACGCATCACCCTTCCCGGCGCGATCTACCTCGGAATCATCGCCGTGCTGCCGAACCTGTTCTTCTCGGTCTCAGGTGGCAACAACCAGAACTTCCCCTTCGGTGGCACCGCGGTGCTCATCATGGTCGGCGTCGGACTGGACACGGTGAAGCAGATCGAGAGCCAGCTGCTTCAGCGCAACTACGAAGGGTTCTTGCGATAG